One genomic region from Candida albicans SC5314 chromosome 6, complete sequence encodes:
- a CDS encoding uncharacterized protein (Protein with a predicted thioredoxin-like domain; Hap43-repressed; induced by prostaglandins), translating to MDIEERLEKAEQSDSPSLVGSSIRSADDSTHKNYIHPEKYKSSKDINKLKRYSKLNSAITASLDDLINEGALLGSEADFDKFLDQDGSVKTDAQYTPEKKVASEETDDVTSTKGDEVEVLKTQKEDKKAQVAESSPQKSSSDEKSSETESSVIESEPEISSTEDTATDNVGGKTAASSFYKQEDYSTPNLSEFQLEHDIKDHKELIDHVQSYDLQKLPNSNSSFNSKFRKDEEVVSATSSQPTLLSPAQQQRLEGGLHTPFFHTERPRSRSRSANPTSTTRDRSSSRNSTGSRKPHLARGDSYKSTHEEEPSKYELPADLAQEVDEAKEEEEPDERRSRQSKPTMGESIAAAEAKAEALGKAADPAFEADTPLTRDPSLVTTGDYTNFEVDTPKKEIPLSDNFYTARSASATNYLRSISRSRSAARNASSVVGKDEKNDSSTDALVREGALISDDPYSTIEQLDTMVEEVLHIGDNTLTSDTKSTDTKDSEKEKFVAEPKSVDKTKELETKTSEKSEESKESGVEKLKEFDTEKEISVEESKKVDDNDETDLKESKETKVEKASDKPITHEELIDEDIEKAKHQSNEKDDANTDVLAEEGALVNEDDYDLVDKKELEKEGITTEEEAPLNIKEKKSEKTVQEDVLESSVKKDDEKPILDVESKEAKKAADDEEKAASEQPPSDIVEKSSKETEEKETDETTKEELPVGTKVEDSEKDTTTLKSEVEELEKSEEQPLDIKKKEVVETKDDVATEKSKDVEQAVSSTTKETTKPEVLETEKPKPAVADDDDLDDLDISPEEIRKHLESQPVYIFTSLAGGMQVILRSNNLAAILQGNGIKFEYRDLGTDEEAKKIWKRQANGKTLPGVVRGDDYIGNWQEIEDANEEYRLRELLYETL from the coding sequence atgGACATTGAAGAGCGTTTAGAAAAAGCAGAACAATCTGATTCTCCATCTTTGGTTGGATCTTCCATTAGATCAGCCGACGATTCCACTCACAAGAATTATATCCACCCAGAAAAATACAAATCTTCCAAagatatcaacaaattgaaaagataTTCGAAATTGAATTCAGCAATTACCGCATCTTTGGATGATTTGATCAATGAAGGGGCTTTGTTAGGATCAGAAGCTGATTTTGACAAGTTTTTAGACCAGGATGGTAGTGTCAAGACTGATGCTCAATATACACCCGAAAAAAAGGTTGCTCTGGAAGAAACCGATGATGTTACAAGCACTAAAGGtgatgaagttgaagttTTGAAAACCCAGAAAGAGGACAAGAAAGCACAAGTTGCAGAATCTTCCCCTCAGAAATCTTCTTCTGATGAAAAATCTTCTGAAACTGAATCTTCGGTAATTGAATCAGAACCTGAAATTAGTAGTACTGAAGATACTGCTACTGATAATGTTGGAGGTAAAACTGCTGCCTCTTCCTTCTACAAACAAGAAGATTATTCAACCCCTAACTTATCTGAATTTCAATTAGAACACGATATTAAAGATCACAAAGAATTGATAGACCACGTCCAATCTTATGACTTGCAAAAATTACCAAATTCCAATTCTAGTTTCAATTCCAAATTTAgaaaagatgaagaagtgGTCTCTGCTACATCATCACAGCCTACTTTGCTTTCTCCAGCGCAGCAACAAAGATTAGAAGGTGGATTACATActcctttttttcataCTGAAAGACCAAGATCCAGATCAAGGTCAGCTAATCCAACATCTACAACCAGAGATAGATCTTCCTCAAGAAATTCAACTGGTTCAAGGAAACCTCATTTGGCTCGTGGTGACTCTTACAAGAGTACTCATGAAGAAGAACCTTCTAAATATGAATTACCAGCTGATTTAGCTCAGGAAGTTGATGAAgccaaagaagaagaagaaccaGATGAAAGACGTTCAAGACAATCGAAACCAACTATGGGTGAATCTATTGCTGCTGCCGAAGCCAAAGCCGAGGCATTAGGTAAAGCTGCCGATCCAGCATTTGAAGCTGATACCCCATTGACTAGAGATCCTTCATTAGTAACTACTGGTGATTATACTAATTTTGAAGTTGATACACCAAAGAAGGAAATCCCCTTGTCAGACAATTTCTATACTGCTCGTTCTGCTTCTGCCACCAATTATCTTCGTTCAATTTCTCGTTCTCGTTCTGCAGCAAGAAATGCAAGTTCAGTAGTTGGAAAAGATGAGAAGAATGATTCAAGTACTGATGCATTGGTTAGAGAAGGCGCTTTGATCAGTGATGATCCATATTCTACtattgaacaattggatACCATGGTAGAAGAGGTTTTACACATTGGAGACAATACATTAACCCTGGATACAAAATCAACTGACACGAAAGATAGTGAGAAGGAAAAGTTTGTCGCAGAACCTAAAAGTGTTGACAAAACGAAAGAATTAGAAACGAAGACCTCAGAGAAAAGTGAAGAGAGTAAAGAATCGGGTGTTGAAAAACTAAAAGAGTTCGATaccgaaaaagaaatctcAGTAGAAGAGTCCAAAAAAGTTGATGACAACGATGAAACAGATTTgaaagaatcaaaagaaactaAGGTCGAAAAAGCTTCCGATAAACCAATTACTCATGAGGAActtattgatgaagatatcGAAAAAGCAAAACATCAAAGtaatgaaaaagatgatGCCAATACTGATGTTCTAGCTGAAGAAGGTGCTTTGGTCAATGAAGACGATTATGATTTAGTTgataaaaaagaattggaaaaagaagGTATTACAACTGAAGAGGAGGCACCTTTGAATAtcaaggaaaaaaaatccgAGAAAACTGTTCAAGAAGATGTTCTTGAAAGTAGTgtaaaaaaagatgatgaaaagCCAATTTTAGATGTTGAATCAAAAGAAGCTAAGAAAGCTGCGGATGACGAAGAAAAAGCTGCCAGCGAACAACCACCTCTGGATATTGTGGAAAAGTCATCAAAGGAAACTgaagagaaagaaacaGATGAAACAactaaagaagaattacCAGTTGGCACTAAAGTAGAGGATTCAGAGAAAGATACTACCACTTTGAAATCAGAAGTAGaggaattggaaaaatctGAAGAGCAACCTTTAgatattaaaaagaaagaagttGTCGAAACCAAAGATGACGTCGCCACAGAAAAATCTAAAGATGTTGAACAGGCTGTTTCTTCAACTAccaaagaaacaacaaaacctGAAGTTTTGGAAACTGAAAAACCGAAGCCCGCAGttgctgatgatgatgatttggatGATTTGGATATTTCGCCAGAAGAAATCCGTAAACATCTTGAATCACAACCAGTTTATATTTTCACTTCATTAGCCGGTGGTATGCAAGTCATACTTagatcaaataatttggcGGCTATTTTACAAGGTAATGGAATCAAATTTGAGTATCGTGATTTGGGAACTGATGAAGAAGCTAAAAAGATTTGGAAAAGACAAGCTAATGGTAAGACTTTACCAGGTGTTGTCAGAGGAGATGATTATATTGGTAATTGGCAAGAAATCGAGGATGCTAATGAAGAATACAGATTGAGAGAGTTGTTATATGAAACTTTATAG
- a CDS encoding uncharacterized protein (Putative mitochondrial intermembrane space protein; colony morphology-related gene regulation by Ssn6; regulated by Sef1, Sfu1, and Hap43; Spider biofilm repressed; rat catheter biofilm induced) has protein sequence MPRQRRSAPAPRQQTRSAHTAAAPAHHAPPQSYPSAHPAQPVQTQSSQPGLFGQMASTAAGVAVGSTIGHTLGAGITGLFGGSSSSAPVEAAPQQQQVAAYQQQQTQEQAKHCDADARNFTRCLEDNGGNMQICDYYLQQLKACQEASRQY, from the coding sequence ATGCCTAGACAAAGAAGATCAGCTCCAGCTCCAAGACAACAAACTAGATCAGCTCATACTGCTGCTGCTCCAGCTCACCATGCTCCACCACAATCTTACCCATCTGCTCATCCAGCTCAACCAGTGCAAACTCAATCCAGCCAACCAGGTTTGTTTGGACAAATGGCTTCTACCGCTGCTGGTGTAGCTGTTGGTTCTACTATTGGTCATACTTTGGGTGCTGGTATCACTGGGTTGTTTGGTggttcttcatcatctgCTCCAGTTGAAGCTGCtcctcaacaacaacaagttgCCGcttaccaacaacaacaaactcAAGAACAAGCTAAACATTGTGATGCCGATGCTAGAAATTTTACTAGATGTTTAGAAGACAATGGTGGTAACATGCAAATTTGTGATTACTATttgcaacaattgaaaGCTTGTCAAGAAGCTTCAAGACAATATTAG
- a CDS encoding uncharacterized protein (Protein of unknown function; Spider biofilm induced): MIRNSIKSIKLNSIVASRTTTTTRLVHSSSRILAKGDSSTIDSYRLPSQTSINEWEFKYDFIPKTSEPKVPPLTKEAVKQDIAHEKAKSVERELFAKESNSSIKVEANDAKVVHGGESVAAEPVLKEDTGSAPIDVSTPKSNINVSSSTTSTKPKKSANHDKYVQSSINPNINSGNVVNLSEGEVDHKTESVDKQSPVVEDIEHDNLTYQGEIKKESSGAGLGIFALLGLGGAGYYYYSSTSKK; encoded by the coding sequence ATGATtagaaattcaattaaatcaattaaactcaattcaattgttgctTCAAgaacaaccaccaccacaagaTTGGTTCATTCTTCATCAAGAATTTTAGCTAAAGGtgattcatcaacaattgattcataTAGATTACCTTCACAAacatcaattaatgaatggGAATTCAAATATGATTTCATTCCTAAAACTTCAGAACCAAAAGTTCCTCCATTGACTAAAGAAGCCGTTAAACAAGATATTGCTCATGAAAAAGCCAAATCCGTGGAAAGAGAATTATTTGCTAAAGAAAGTAACTCTTCAATTAAAGTTGAAGCTAATGATGCTAAAGTAGTACATGGAGGTGAAAGTGTTGCTGCTGAACCAGTATTAAAAGAAGATACCGGTAGTGCTCCAATTGATGTTTCTacaccaaaatcaaatattaatgtttcttcttctactacTTCTACTAAACCAAAGAAATCGGCCAATCATGATAAATACGTtcaatcatcaattaatccaAATATCAATTCTGGTAATGTGGTTAATTTAAGTGAAGGTGAAGTCGATCATAAAACGGAATCGGTTGATAAACAAAGTCCTGTTgttgaagatattgaaCATGATAATTTGACTTATCAAggtgaaatcaaaaaggaATCAAGTGGTGCTGGGTTAGGAATCTTTGCCTTGTTAGGTTTAGGTGGTGCTGgttactattactattcATCTACTTCGAAGAAATAA
- a CDS encoding pheromone-regulated protein (Ortholog of S. cerevisiae : PRM5, C. dubliniensis CD36 : Cd36_60980, C. parapsilosis CDC317 : CPAR2_603060, Candida tenuis NRRL Y-1498 : CANTEDRAFT_113703 and Debaryomyces hansenii CBS767 : DEHA2F10032g) has product MITAILLLIAKQVTGVELHHHHKHASNITTLSITPTLVARDATEDAMPTLSTGEPTLSITHIPVSKNPYIYSSNLPSNLVFIVIGAILGAILLSIILYRITAHFKYNRQAMNEKETYYTNLTEILNQKGTPYSRNSSILDLSNSNNNTTDLSSSSTSSNQGRSYRDSVLGNNKPMMTNKPSRNSMFISPTMDLKTFELPLYQKQHSTSSASLILRYNNDSSTIVSTAFDEKSRITTTSTTVDGNESSINGSTINGSYLENGKLAPPPPKRVVRAPSLYLEDLLNDKSKDDKEEEGV; this is encoded by the coding sequence ATGATCACCGCTATACTTTTGCTTATAGCGAAACAAGTCACTGGAGTTGAACTTCACCACCATCATAAACATGCCAGTAATATAACCACATTATCAATTACACCCACTTTGGTAGCTCGAGATGCCACAGAAGATGCCATGCCAACATTATCAACTGGTGAACCAACACTTTCCATAACTCATATACCAGTACTGAAAAACCCCTACAtatattcttcaaatttaccTTCCAATTTAGTCTTCATAGTCATTGGTGCTATTCTTGGAGCCATTTTATTACTGATTATATTATATCGAATAACTGCTCATTTTAAATATAATCGACAAGCCatgaatgaaaaagaaacttaTTATACCAATTTAACGGaaatattgaatcaaaaagGTACTCCTTATTCAAgaaattcatcaattttagATCTcagtaatagtaataacaACACCACTGATTTATCAAgttcatcaacatcatctaATCAAGGTCGTTCTTATCGTGATAGTGTTTTAGgaaataataaaccaaTGATGACAAATAAACCTTCAAGAAATTCAATGTTCATTAGTCCCACTATGGATCTTAAAACTTTTGAATTGCCATTATATCAGAAACAACATAGTACTTCTCTGGCATCATTGATATTGAgatataataatgatagtAGCACGATTGTTTCTACAGCGTTTGATGAGAAAAGTAGAATCACCACTACATCAACCACAGTAGATGGGAATGAGTCTTCAATTAATGGGTCTACTATTAATGGATCATATTTGGAAAATGGGAAATTGGCTCCACCACCTCCGAAAAGAGTTGTACGTGCACCTAGTTTATATCTTgaagatttattaaatgataaatcaaaagatgataaagaagaagaaggggTATAG
- the TOP1 gene encoding DNA topoisomerase 1 (DNA topoisomerase I; required for wild-type growth and for wild-type mouse virulence; sensitive to camptothecin; induced upon adherence to polystyrene; rat catheter biofilm induced), whose protein sequence is MSSSDEEDIALSRLAKKSSSITSASTYEDDEDDDIPLAKKSRKKRVESDYEEDEDEVPLKKRKLSNGRAKKQVKTETKVKKEPKSANKSKSTSKKDTKVKKEKTTVKKESKATSTKVKEESKTQSDSQASVKSETPEEDQGYKWWEVNQEEEGDGYIKWQTLEHNGVMFPPPYEPLPSHVKLYYNNKPVNLPPEAEEVAGFYGAMLETDHAKNPVFQKNFFNDFLEVLKECGGCGVEIKKFEKLDFSKMYAHFEKLREEKKAMSREEKKRIKEEKEKEEEPYRTCYLNGRKELVGNFRIEPPGLFRGRGAHPKTGKLKRRVVPEQVTLNLGKDAKIPEPPAGHQWGEIRHDNEVTWLAMWKENISDSLKYVRFANNSSVKGQSDFKKFETARKLRDHVDSIRKDYTKMLKSEKMQDRQMATAMYLIDVFALRAGGEKGEDEADTVGCCSLRYEHVTLKPPNKVIFDFLGKDSIRFYQEVEVDKQVFKNLRIFKKSPKQPGDDLFDRINPSLVNRQLQNYMKGLTAKVFRTYNASKTMQDQIDIIENEGTVAEKVAKFNAANRTVAILCNHQRTVSKTHGDSVQRINDKLKEFMWQKIRLKKMILQLEPKLKKKDPKYFEEIDDLIKEDIEHIHHTIIKRQREQAKKKLERDNEKLKLEGKPLLTESDIKDKLDKIDELEKEYQKELKTGKPIVTKNATVEKLKQQIETLENKILNVSIQLKDKEDNSEVSLGTSKMNYIDPRLIVMFSKKFDVPIEKLFTKTLREKFIWAIESADENWRF, encoded by the coding sequence ATGAGTTCATCAGACGAAGAAGACATTGCCTTGTCTAGACTCGCTAAAAAATCATCCTCGATCACTTCAGCTTCCACTTATGAAgacgatgaagatgatgatatcCCTTTAGCTAAAAAATCCAGGAAAAAGAGGGTTGAATCTGAttatgaagaagatgaagacgaAGTCCcattgaaaaagagaaaattgTCTAATGGTAGAgcaaaaaaacaagttAAAACCGAAACTAAAGTTAAAAAGGAACCTAAAAGTGCCAATAAATCCAAATCTACATCTAAAAAGGACACCAAAGTtaagaaagagaaaactACAGTCAAGAAGGAATCTAAAGCCACAAGCACTAAAGTGAAAGAAGAATCCAAAACTCAATCAGATTCACAAGCATCGGTTAAATCTGAAACTCCTGAAGAAGATCAAGGGTACAAATGGTGGGAAGTGAATCAAGAAGAGGAAGGTGATGGTTATATCAAATGGCAAACACTAGAACATAACGGTGTTATGTTCCCACCACCATATGAACCATTACCATCTCATGtcaaattatattataacAATAAACCAGTTAATTTACCTCCAGAAGCAGAAGAAGTTGCCGGATTTTATGGAGCAATGTTAGAAACTGATCATGCTAAAAACCCAGTTTTccaaaagaattttttcaatgattttttggaagttttaaaagaatgtggtggttgtggtgttgaaattaaaaaatttgaaaaattagatTTTAGTAAAATGTATGctcattttgaaaaattacgTGAAGAGAAAAAGGCCATGAGTAgggaagaaaagaaaagaatcaaagaagaaaaagaaaaagaagaagaacctTATAGGACTTGTTATCTTAATGGTAGAAAAGAATTAGTGGGGAATTTCCGTATTGAACCTCCAGGTTTATTCCGTGGTCGTGGTGCACATCCTAAAACTGGGAAATTAAAACGTCGAGTAGTGCCGGAACAAGTGACTTTGAATTTAGGTAAAGATGCTAAAATACCTGAACCACCTGCAGGCCATCAATGGGGGGAAATTAGACATGATAATGAAGTCACTTGGTTAGCCATGtggaaagaaaatatttctgATTCATTGAAATACGTTAGATTTGCTAATAATTCTTCAGTTAAAGGTCAATCcgatttcaaaaaatttgaaacgGCGAGAAAATTAAGAGATCACGTTGATTCTATTAGAAAAGATTATACCAAAATGTTAAAATCAGAGAAAATGCAAGATAGACAAATGGCCACGGCTATGTATCTTATTGATGTTTTTGCATTGAGGGCTGGTGGTGAAAAAGGTGAGGATGAAGCCGATACCgttggttgttgttcatTACGATATGAACATGTAACTTTAAAACCACCCAACAAGGTTATTTTCGATTTTTTGGGTAAAGATTCAATTAGATTTTATcaagaagttgaagttgataaacaagttttcaaaaatctacgaattttcaaaaaatctCCTAAACAACCTGgtgatgatttatttgatcGTATAAACCCTTCATTAGTCAATCgacaattacaaaattatATGAAAGGATTAACAGCAAAAGTTTTCCGTACATATAATGCCTCGAAAACCATGCAAGATcaaattgatataattgaaaatgaaggTACAGTGGCGGAAAAAGTGGCTAAATTCAATGCTGCCAATAGAACGGTGGCTATTTTATGTAATCACCAGCGTACGGTCAGTAAAACCCATGGTGATAGTGTTCAGAGAATTAATgacaaattaaaagaattcaTGTGGCAAAAGATTAGATTAAAGAAGATGATTTTACAATTAGAACccaaattaaaaaagaaagatccgaaatattttgaagaaattgatgatttaatcAAAGAAGATATTGAACATATTCATCATACTATAATTAAAAGACAACGAGAACAagctaaaaaaaaattagaacgtgataatgaaaaattgaaacttgAAGGTAAACCATTATTAACTGAATCAGATATAAAAGATAAATtagataaaattgatgaattagaaaaagaatatcaaaaagaattgaaaactgGTAAACCAATAGTCACCAAAAATGCTACcgttgaaaaattaaaacaacaaattgaaactcttgaaaataaaattcttaatgtttcaattcaattaaaagataaagaaGATAATTCTGAAGTTTCTTTAGGAACttcaaaaatgaattatattgatCCAAGATTAATTGTTATGTTTtctaaaaaatttgatgttcctattgaaaaattatttaccAAAACTTTAAGAGAAAAGTTCATTTGGGCTATTGAATCAGCTGATGAAAATTGGAGATTCTAA